Proteins encoded by one window of bacterium:
- the trpB gene encoding tryptophan synthase subunit beta, producing MNLPDSRGYFGKYGGRFVPETLMEALLQLEEDYEGVAASLEFQKKLSSELKEFAGRPTPLYFAKCLTEKYRIGPIYIKREDLCHTGAHKINNCIGQALFASHLGKKRIVAETGAGQHGVATAAVCARLGLDCVVYMGTKDVERQQLNVRRMKYFGAEVRPVNQGSQTLKDAINEALRDWISNVDDTHYLIGSVVGPHPYPMMVRNFQKIIGEETLEQLEQHREKASVAIACVGGGSNAIGMFFAFLKTDTRLIGVEAGGKSDASGHHSATLKRGKPGVLHGAYTYVLQHAQGQIEDTESVAPGLDYAAVGPEHSHLKETGRVEYTTVSDQDALKAFHTLADCEGILPALESCHAVAYLEKLEKQDGAIVVNLSGRGDKDLSIVAENSSVGVPPARLTQTGRPRYSSAEEGS from the coding sequence ATTCCAGAAAAAGTTATCGAGTGAACTGAAAGAATTTGCGGGCCGTCCGACGCCGCTTTACTTCGCAAAATGCCTCACCGAAAAATACCGGATCGGTCCGATCTACATAAAGCGGGAAGATCTTTGCCACACCGGCGCGCACAAAATCAATAATTGCATCGGGCAGGCTCTCTTTGCATCGCACCTGGGCAAAAAGAGAATTGTGGCAGAAACAGGAGCCGGCCAACACGGTGTTGCAACCGCAGCTGTTTGCGCACGGTTGGGCCTGGATTGCGTGGTTTACATGGGAACAAAAGATGTGGAAAGACAACAGCTGAACGTACGCCGGATGAAATATTTTGGCGCGGAAGTTCGTCCGGTGAATCAAGGTTCTCAAACATTAAAGGATGCAATCAATGAAGCATTGCGGGATTGGATTTCCAATGTCGACGACACCCATTACCTGATCGGATCGGTGGTTGGCCCTCATCCTTATCCCATGATGGTTCGTAATTTCCAAAAGATCATTGGAGAAGAAACTCTTGAGCAGCTGGAACAACATCGCGAAAAGGCTTCTGTTGCGATTGCGTGTGTGGGAGGCGGCTCCAACGCAATCGGAATGTTCTTTGCATTTCTGAAGACGGACACCAGATTGATCGGAGTCGAAGCGGGCGGAAAAAGCGATGCCTCCGGACACCATTCGGCCACTTTAAAACGGGGCAAGCCCGGAGTTTTGCATGGCGCCTACACGTATGTGTTGCAGCACGCGCAGGGTCAGATTGAAGATACGGAATCTGTTGCTCCGGGATTGGATTACGCCGCCGTGGGTCCGGAACACAGCCACCTGAAAGAGACAGGACGCGTGGAATACACAACGGTGTCGGATCAGGATGCTCTAAAAGCTTTCCATACACTGGCAGATTGCGAAGGAATTCTGCCGGCCCTGGAATCCTGTCACGCGGTCGCTTATCTCGAAAAGCTGGAAAAACAAGATGGCGCGATCGTAGTCAACCTTTCCGGTAGAGGCGATAAGGATCTCAGCATCGTCGCGGAGAATAGTAGCGTAGGCGTCCCGCCTGCGAGATTGACGCAGACGGGACGTCCGCGCTACTCCTCAGCGGAGGAGGGTTCATGA
- the trpA gene encoding tryptophan synthase subunit alpha: MKFFPYLLADYPDRLRFAEILDLTVQYADTIEIGIPFTDPVADGPVIATASSKVLATGFSLDSLFQLLHDEKSSVPLALMSYANPILAYGRADFLQACTDCGAKYLIVPDVPFEESEEWRGVTKEHGLAWISFVSLLTGEERLRRITQTAEGFLYLLSLKGITGASIHSPEQVRDKALKIRKQTNVPVALGFGIKNVKDIDPYREAIDAVIVGSKIIELIDSNDVEELRQFYESFRSA, translated from the coding sequence ATGAAATTCTTCCCTTATCTTTTAGCGGATTATCCGGACCGGTTGCGCTTCGCAGAGATTCTAGATCTGACCGTTCAATACGCGGACACTATTGAGATCGGAATTCCATTCACGGATCCCGTGGCGGATGGACCGGTGATTGCGACCGCTTCGTCGAAAGTGCTGGCGACGGGATTCTCACTGGATTCTTTGTTTCAATTACTGCATGATGAAAAATCCAGCGTTCCGCTTGCTCTAATGTCCTATGCCAATCCGATCCTGGCTTATGGCCGGGCAGATTTCCTGCAAGCGTGCACCGATTGCGGCGCGAAATATTTGATTGTTCCGGATGTTCCTTTTGAAGAATCGGAAGAATGGCGTGGTGTTACTAAAGAACACGGATTGGCCTGGATCTCCTTCGTTTCTCTTTTGACCGGCGAGGAGCGCTTGCGGCGAATCACTCAAACCGCCGAAGGATTTCTGTATCTGCTCTCTTTAAAAGGAATCACCGGCGCATCCATTCACAGTCCGGAACAGGTTCGAGACAAGGCGCTCAAAATTAGAAAACAAACGAACGTGCCTGTTGCTCTGGGATTCGGAATTAAAAACGTGAAAGATATCGATCCTTACCGGGAAGCTATCGATGCAGTCATTGTGGGCTCGAAAATTATCGAACTTATTGACTCTAATGATGTAGAAGAACTTCGTCAATTCTACGAAAGCTTCAGGAGCGCGTGA
- the aroH gene encoding chorismate mutase, which yields MIRGVRGAIQVTENEREYIIGAAEELMNALIDSNRIRKEDVSAVFFTVTPELNAAFPAGVRAKLGWDLVPFLCGLEIPVSGALERILRVLILFETDREQEEIRHQYLGGAASLRPDLKRW from the coding sequence ATGATCAGAGGTGTACGAGGAGCAATTCAAGTCACGGAAAACGAAAGAGAATACATCATCGGTGCGGCGGAAGAACTGATGAACGCCTTGATCGATTCCAATCGGATTCGAAAGGAAGATGTAAGCGCTGTCTTCTTTACCGTTACGCCTGAATTGAATGCGGCGTTTCCTGCCGGCGTTCGGGCAAAACTCGGATGGGACCTGGTTCCCTTCCTGTGTGGTCTTGAGATTCCCGTTTCCGGAGCGCTGGAAAGAATCCTAAGAGTTCTCATTTTGTTTGAAACAGATCGCGAGCAGGAGGAAATCCGTCATCAGTACTTGGGTGGTGCTGCTTCCCTGCGTCCGGATTTGAAGCGTTGGTAG
- the aroF gene encoding 3-deoxy-7-phosphoheptulonate synthase: MIVVMNHAATLKQIGDVIQRLDEWSVPYHVSRGEERTVIGLLGSTSHISRELLLDLSGVEEVIRITKPFKMASRDFHAEDTVLRINGSDVGARGSFLIIAGPCSVESRDHVLEVAEFVKIQGAHMLRGGAYKPRTSPYSFQGLGEEGLKYLAEAREKTGLPVVTEVMSASEMSMVCEYADVVQIGARNMQNFSLLKAAGEARKPVLLKRGLSSTIEEFLLASEYILSGGNLQVMLCERGIRTFETYTRNTLDISAVPVIKELSHLPIIVDPSHAAGKRSLVPALAKAALAVGADGIMVEVHGQPEKAKSDGPQSLDFEGFADLMRELKAIAAAVGRDRLWKTR; this comes from the coding sequence ATGATTGTGGTAATGAACCATGCGGCAACGTTAAAACAGATCGGTGATGTCATTCAGAGACTGGATGAATGGAGCGTTCCGTATCATGTTTCGCGGGGTGAAGAGCGGACCGTCATCGGGCTGCTGGGATCAACCTCACATATTTCCAGAGAACTGTTGCTGGATCTTTCCGGTGTTGAAGAAGTGATCCGGATCACAAAGCCTTTTAAGATGGCTTCCCGTGATTTTCATGCGGAGGATACCGTTCTTCGAATCAATGGCTCCGATGTTGGCGCGCGCGGATCTTTTCTCATCATCGCCGGACCCTGCTCTGTTGAATCCCGCGATCATGTTTTGGAAGTGGCGGAATTTGTGAAGATTCAGGGAGCGCACATGCTGCGCGGCGGCGCCTACAAACCACGAACTTCCCCCTATAGCTTTCAAGGACTGGGTGAAGAAGGATTGAAATACTTGGCCGAAGCTCGCGAAAAAACAGGATTGCCTGTGGTGACGGAAGTGATGTCTGCATCCGAAATGAGCATGGTTTGTGAATATGCCGATGTTGTGCAAATCGGCGCGCGAAACATGCAGAATTTTTCGTTGCTGAAGGCTGCGGGGGAAGCGCGGAAACCGGTTCTTCTCAAGCGCGGTCTTTCTTCGACCATCGAAGAATTTTTGCTTGCCAGTGAATACATCCTTTCAGGCGGAAATCTTCAAGTGATGTTGTGCGAAAGAGGCATCCGCACTTTTGAAACCTACACAAGAAATACGCTGGATATCTCCGCAGTTCCCGTGATCAAGGAACTTTCGCACTTGCCGATCATTGTGGATCCAAGCCATGCAGCAGGAAAAAGGAGTCTGGTGCCGGCGCTCGCGAAAGCGGCCCTCGCAGTGGGAGCCGATGGGATCATGGTGGAAGTGCACGGACAGCCGGAAAAAGCCAAAAGCGACGGCCCGCAGAGCCTCGATTTTGAAGGCTTTGCCGACCTCATGCGTGAGTTAAAAGCGATTGCTGCCGCCGTAGGAAGGGATCGTCTCTGGAAAACGCGATGA
- a CDS encoding prephenate dehydrogenase/arogenate dehydrogenase family protein, with translation MKKIAIVGLGQIGGSIVLTLRRKRARYSISGIDSSAKRLRLMKSHLNHAGKNWEAACDADLVIVCLHYQGTVDFLNQASPEQLLMDVCSGKEKLVRLADRRKLRFVGGHPMAGNEFEGEKGWRAGLFENAPFFLCPAKNTSRNDLRIVQELVRDLKARPVTVDPKRHDQSVSVTSHFPAFLAGLLIKMGTKVPDEFRGPGFHSMTRLANTSPQLLNTFLESNHENILHSAKQMKKLLQGWIKKAS, from the coding sequence ATGAAGAAAATTGCAATCGTGGGACTCGGACAAATCGGCGGTTCCATCGTTCTAACACTCCGGAGAAAACGCGCGCGCTATTCCATTAGTGGCATCGATTCTTCAGCAAAACGGCTCCGTTTGATGAAGTCTCATCTGAATCATGCCGGCAAAAATTGGGAAGCTGCTTGCGATGCAGATCTTGTCATCGTTTGCCTGCACTATCAGGGCACCGTGGATTTTTTGAATCAGGCAAGTCCGGAACAACTTCTGATGGACGTATGCAGCGGAAAGGAGAAGCTGGTGCGGCTTGCTGACCGCCGCAAACTGCGATTCGTTGGCGGTCATCCTATGGCGGGAAACGAGTTTGAAGGAGAAAAAGGTTGGCGCGCCGGTCTGTTCGAAAATGCTCCGTTCTTTTTGTGCCCGGCCAAAAACACCTCTCGAAATGATTTAAGAATTGTTCAAGAGCTTGTGCGCGATCTCAAGGCGCGTCCAGTAACTGTGGATCCGAAGAGACATGATCAATCCGTTTCCGTGACCAGTCATTTTCCCGCGTTCCTCGCAGGGTTGTTGATAAAGATGGGTACCAAGGTGCCTGATGAATTCCGCGGACCCGGTTTTCATTCAATGACCCGGCTTGCAAACACTTCCCCGCAACTCCTGAACACTTTCCTGGAATCGAATCACGAAAATATTCTACACAGCGCAAAGCAAATGAAAAAATTGTTGCAAGGTTGGATAAAAAAAGCATCTTAA
- a CDS encoding IPT/TIG domain-containing protein, protein MDIGSVKLASFFLILSSVLFAQDTIRRNFSWTLEGQNDPILQVKNESDKAVTVEIRLVFQDDIYRYPVDLEIPSGENGFLRIREALERLGRRYNDLLQMSAGTLQIQFAGDKEQVEASIVNLNPKMGVTGAKSGGGQAAPVIQSIEPESGSPSGGTVVTIAGENFTESTTVKFGGISAMRNLQSSDVLIAIAPPHSSGPVDVEVSNGKNRAGLRKAFTYASENPVIARVDPDNGPVTGATISIRGRNFQQGAKVLWDRKPLPSRFINAQELSATAPAHPRGSITVEVMNPDGTRFELEDAFRYAGAPRVISVQPRMGSPEGGYQVTVTGDNFDPGCSVLFGGSYGETTFVNPRVLAAVVPNGDSGPVDISVTTEEGESDTLQNAFLYNNPPTILSITADPNPIIRNTTTTIRVEADDPEAGALDYEYRVAQGPGSVTGQGRTAVYNSPNITGIAVIQVTVYDQHRAKAQQNLEIHVE, encoded by the coding sequence ATGGATATCGGATCAGTCAAGCTCGCTAGTTTTTTTCTGATCCTGAGCTCAGTCCTTTTTGCTCAGGATACAATCCGCCGTAATTTTTCCTGGACACTGGAAGGGCAAAACGATCCTATTTTGCAGGTGAAAAATGAATCGGACAAAGCGGTGACTGTCGAAATCCGTTTAGTATTTCAGGATGACATCTATCGCTATCCAGTGGATCTGGAAATTCCATCCGGAGAGAATGGTTTTCTGCGAATTCGTGAGGCCCTGGAACGGCTGGGCCGCCGATATAACGATCTGCTTCAAATGAGTGCAGGCACTTTGCAAATTCAGTTTGCCGGAGACAAGGAGCAGGTGGAAGCTTCGATCGTGAACCTCAACCCCAAAATGGGCGTCACGGGTGCCAAGTCGGGCGGCGGTCAAGCGGCGCCTGTCATTCAGTCGATTGAACCGGAGTCCGGATCTCCTTCGGGAGGAACAGTGGTAACGATTGCCGGCGAGAATTTTACCGAATCAACAACTGTAAAATTCGGCGGAATTTCAGCGATGCGGAATCTGCAATCCAGCGATGTTCTGATCGCAATAGCGCCGCCCCACAGCTCCGGGCCGGTGGATGTGGAAGTCAGCAACGGCAAGAACCGCGCCGGCCTTCGCAAAGCGTTTACGTATGCGTCTGAAAATCCAGTGATTGCTCGAGTCGATCCTGACAACGGACCTGTGACCGGCGCAACGATCAGCATACGGGGCAGAAATTTTCAGCAGGGCGCGAAGGTCCTGTGGGACCGCAAGCCCCTTCCGTCAAGATTCATCAATGCCCAGGAACTCTCAGCAACCGCTCCCGCGCACCCCAGAGGTTCTATTACTGTAGAAGTAATGAATCCTGATGGGACACGGTTCGAGCTTGAAGACGCGTTTCGATACGCAGGCGCGCCACGTGTGATCTCGGTTCAGCCCCGAATGGGGAGTCCGGAGGGTGGTTATCAGGTTACCGTGACCGGGGATAATTTCGATCCGGGTTGCTCCGTGCTTTTTGGCGGCTCTTACGGTGAAACAACTTTCGTGAATCCACGCGTGCTTGCAGCCGTCGTTCCGAACGGTGATAGCGGTCCGGTGGATATCTCGGTTACAACGGAAGAAGGGGAGTCGGACACGTTGCAGAATGCCTTTCTGTACAACAATCCTCCCACGATCCTATCAATAACCGCGGATCCTAATCCGATCATACGAAATACAACAACTACTATTAGAGTAGAAGCTGATGACCCGGAAGCCGGGGCGTTGGATTATGAATACCGCGTGGCGCAAGGACCGGGAAGCGTAACGGGCCAGGGGAGGACCGCCGTCTACAACTCTCCCAATATCACCGGAATAGCAGTAATTCAGGTGACAGTATATGATCAGCATCGCGCGAAGGCGCAACAAAATCTGGAAATCCATGTGGAGTAA
- a CDS encoding inositol monophosphatase, translated as MKLQAFLRDLLLRAGNRLQKQYGRVKSIHYKAGAVTNLVTNVDRDVENFVKAQIRKSYPHDSILAEESPVENRNSSRKWIIDPLDGTTNFAHGLSLFSISIGVELEGQVVAGGVYDPIQEELFFAVKGKGATLNRKRIQVSGANKLEQSLLVTGFPYDIHEHPENSLPYFNALIQRAQGVRRLGSAALDLCYLAMSRFDGFFEVFLNPWDTAAGSLILREAGGVITDFKGAPYSIYQRELAASNGLIHADMIEVLQKVKRNGYRISQAR; from the coding sequence ATGAAACTGCAAGCATTTTTGCGTGACTTGCTTTTGCGAGCCGGAAACCGTTTGCAAAAACAGTACGGCCGTGTGAAGAGCATTCACTACAAAGCGGGAGCGGTTACAAATCTGGTGACCAATGTGGATCGCGATGTGGAAAACTTTGTCAAGGCGCAGATCCGGAAAAGCTATCCGCATGACAGCATTCTTGCTGAGGAGTCTCCGGTAGAGAATCGCAATTCTTCGCGAAAGTGGATCATTGACCCGCTGGATGGAACAACCAATTTTGCTCACGGGTTGTCGTTGTTTTCCATTTCCATCGGCGTGGAACTGGAAGGACAGGTTGTTGCCGGAGGAGTGTATGATCCGATTCAAGAGGAGCTCTTCTTTGCAGTCAAAGGCAAAGGAGCAACTCTGAATCGAAAAAGGATTCAAGTGTCAGGCGCAAATAAATTGGAACAGTCTCTTCTGGTTACCGGTTTCCCTTACGATATCCATGAGCATCCGGAAAACTCATTGCCTTATTTCAACGCGCTGATTCAACGCGCGCAGGGTGTGAGACGATTGGGCTCCGCGGCCCTGGATCTCTGTTATCTGGCGATGTCTCGCTTCGATGGATTTTTCGAGGTGTTCTTGAATCCATGGGACACGGCCGCAGGGAGTCTGATCTTGCGCGAGGCCGGTGGCGTGATTACTGATTTTAAAGGAGCGCCGTATTCGATTTATCAACGTGAACTGGCGGCCAGCAATGGTTTGATTCACGCGGATATGATTGAAGTATTGCAAAAGGTCAAGAGGAATGGATATCGGATCAGTCAAGCTCGCTAG
- a CDS encoding tetratricopeptide repeat protein produces MDNALPLPAGRKDIFALLLIGLLSFLAYYNSFHGEFQFDDDRLIRFNFALRDISLWRNVLRFEPFRPLTLLTYAINFQISQKDPFSYHVFSFLLHLISTGLFYWFLRRFSPSLLLCFFSAALFAVHPLNTESVSYIASRPVLLCSVFYLAALLCFDAYLRNGGWFRVAGFVLFLLLGLFSKEEAAVIPAAALLYNYALFGKESVRKHAILHGLTLLLIACGVIFRVYFEWVVSHGSPHPVPVYIATEMYVWLRYLYLAIFPIPLNVDHYVEPLNLIHWKFLLSLLAVLFLLFVFWKAKKNHRWLFFWGIWFFLNLASTSFVPLNDFMAEHRTYLSMLGFCACVAYLIHVGTPSNRLVPLALCCLLLFYVAATWKRNLVWEKRISLWADAVQKSPQKYRPHLNLAFVLFQLRQYDAALQEYLTARSMNPYIPLVHTGLGFTLLELGRMDAAENSFRNAQRIDPDFIDAKTGLGMIRYRKGKYEEALSYFVQIYPSRRESHQLVAMMCYSYLNLRRPGEATRILLEAEKWDKRFLPIRKLVRSGDQRALDELRKVDR; encoded by the coding sequence ATGGACAATGCTCTGCCACTACCAGCCGGCCGAAAAGACATTTTCGCATTGCTCTTGATTGGCCTTCTCTCCTTTCTCGCTTACTACAATTCCTTTCATGGCGAGTTTCAGTTCGATGATGACCGTTTGATCCGGTTCAACTTTGCTCTGAGAGATATCTCCCTATGGAGAAACGTGCTTCGATTCGAGCCGTTTCGTCCGTTGACTCTGTTGACTTATGCCATTAATTTCCAGATCAGCCAGAAAGATCCATTTTCGTATCACGTTTTCAGCTTTTTACTTCATCTCATTTCAACCGGACTCTTCTACTGGTTCCTGCGCCGCTTCAGTCCGAGCCTCCTGCTCTGTTTTTTCTCCGCCGCACTATTTGCGGTTCATCCGCTCAACACAGAATCTGTTTCTTACATTGCAAGCCGCCCTGTTTTGCTTTGCTCCGTGTTTTATCTGGCTGCGTTGCTGTGTTTCGATGCCTATTTGAGGAACGGAGGGTGGTTTAGAGTCGCTGGATTTGTTTTGTTTCTTCTGCTCGGTTTGTTTTCGAAAGAAGAAGCCGCGGTGATTCCGGCCGCCGCGCTCTTGTATAACTACGCGCTCTTCGGAAAGGAGTCCGTAAGAAAACACGCAATTCTTCATGGCCTTACGCTCTTGTTGATCGCGTGCGGTGTGATCTTTCGCGTTTATTTTGAATGGGTAGTCTCGCACGGTAGCCCTCATCCTGTTCCCGTTTACATCGCAACAGAAATGTACGTGTGGCTGCGATACCTCTACCTCGCGATTTTTCCGATCCCGTTGAACGTGGACCACTATGTTGAGCCGCTGAACCTGATTCACTGGAAGTTTCTTCTTTCATTGCTGGCTGTTTTGTTTCTCTTGTTCGTGTTCTGGAAGGCAAAAAAAAATCACCGGTGGCTTTTCTTCTGGGGGATCTGGTTCTTCCTGAACCTGGCTTCCACGTCCTTTGTACCCCTCAATGATTTCATGGCTGAACACCGAACCTACCTCAGCATGCTTGGATTTTGCGCGTGCGTGGCCTATTTGATTCACGTTGGAACGCCCAGTAACCGTCTGGTTCCTCTTGCCCTCTGTTGCCTGTTGCTGTTCTACGTTGCAGCCACATGGAAAAGAAATCTGGTGTGGGAAAAGAGGATCAGCCTATGGGCAGACGCCGTTCAGAAATCGCCACAAAAGTACCGGCCCCACCTGAATCTTGCCTTCGTTCTATTTCAACTTCGACAGTACGATGCCGCTCTACAGGAATATTTGACGGCCCGATCCATGAATCCTTACATACCTCTGGTGCACACCGGACTCGGATTCACATTGTTGGAATTAGGACGGATGGATGCCGCTGAAAATAGTTTTCGCAACGCGCAAAGAATTGATCCGGATTTCATAGATGCAAAGACAGGATTGGGTATGATCCGGTATCGCAAAGGGAAGTATGAGGAGGCGCTCTCCTATTTTGTTCAGATTTATCCCAGCCGCCGCGAATCACATCAGCTTGTTGCAATGATGTGCTATTCCTACCTGAACCTCAGACGGCCCGGCGAAGCAACGAGAATTCTTCTAGAAGCCGAGAAGTGGGATAAACGATTTCTGCCGATTCGCAAATTAGTGCGGTCGGGCGATCAACGAGCGCTCGATGAATTGCGCAAAGTCGACAGATAA
- a CDS encoding PilX N-terminal domain-containing pilus assembly protein — MRQIANLSKRVFKRLTKMEQGVALIVSLVIVLALVLLGLSLLMMSSTDQLVSVNEQDATRALGYAETGLDAVNRLVKHFAAASPAPASLTELLAGVDKVSNNADDHYPNLGVYASIGITATFRTLDTTKGITDFTTGNEQTLAGIGTVDGVSYEVFRIGEDTDNDGNWDGPRGHIFVRLDDNYDSDADPEIDTDFRMQVGVIADYPIYVNSGGVMQASNINQRGTARRRLFGRFEPAGRTAIRTDGDLTIAGDLEVCGACGGVHANENLIVGDDPGDALSVCQQASGTMSAEVVIGGTDVRGGVMTQGEVFIPVINPYDNRYVPTPDTFNVADENTYQDYLECPGPDVNDANYLALDPGASKYFALVLRKVSGSSFMDVYKAYWDTTNNHWVWRLVDSSDDSTGLDLELDNCGRVVSGTVRGYVLDADPAPAAGDPYWGAGGRPNWVGVGVDDAGTNEFYDMKPENGNPGNYDLRNPACDADETLTTVDWNDYARTNWDRIKDNTDPFNGDTDLDPPAVLTDCSVGTEDYCTPTLAATDPILPGTVGNSGALPEPNNPTTDGNRDFIYQDALEEGRNTITKKGGQEIYSPLWGSVIFYYGNLDLNGGSEIKYVNTTPAQATADLTTIEDRWRTTSIVFGSIDFSGNPIYGPASPDFQVLYVAGRDIEMSGTVGGGHGNQDQCPDMSPGSDCLAVPGNAAGYEGLIMAHEEINYVGNVTVDGLIIAEDAAECADVQQDGSVVTGSVQVHYDCNNPADPWGNRSVQLTAWEEVQQ; from the coding sequence ATGCGACAAATTGCGAATTTGAGTAAGCGAGTTTTCAAGAGACTCACTAAAATGGAGCAGGGGGTTGCTCTTATCGTAAGTTTGGTAATTGTGCTGGCTCTCGTGTTGCTCGGATTGTCTCTTCTAATGATGAGCTCAACGGATCAACTGGTTTCTGTCAACGAACAGGATGCGACGCGCGCACTGGGTTATGCAGAAACGGGATTAGACGCCGTCAACCGCCTGGTGAAACATTTTGCTGCGGCTTCTCCGGCTCCTGCGAGCTTGACCGAGCTTCTGGCTGGGGTCGACAAAGTCTCGAATAACGCCGATGATCATTATCCCAACCTCGGTGTTTATGCTTCTATTGGAATTACGGCCACGTTTCGAACGCTTGACACGACAAAAGGTATAACTGACTTCACGACTGGTAATGAGCAAACATTAGCCGGTATTGGAACGGTCGATGGTGTCAGTTACGAGGTCTTTCGAATTGGCGAAGACACGGACAACGATGGCAATTGGGATGGACCACGTGGTCATATCTTCGTAAGACTGGATGACAACTACGATTCAGACGCTGATCCCGAGATAGATACCGATTTTCGCATGCAGGTCGGTGTAATTGCAGACTATCCGATCTATGTCAATAGTGGAGGTGTTATGCAGGCCTCTAACATCAATCAGCGCGGTACTGCTCGCCGCCGCCTTTTTGGAAGATTTGAACCGGCGGGACGCACTGCAATCCGCACGGACGGTGATCTCACAATCGCCGGCGACTTGGAGGTTTGTGGAGCTTGTGGTGGAGTTCATGCAAATGAGAACCTGATCGTTGGTGATGATCCTGGTGATGCGTTATCAGTCTGCCAACAAGCTTCAGGAACAATGAGTGCTGAGGTTGTGATAGGAGGTACAGATGTTCGCGGCGGCGTGATGACACAGGGAGAGGTCTTTATCCCCGTTATTAACCCGTATGACAATCGGTACGTGCCAACTCCCGATACATTCAACGTAGCAGATGAGAATACTTATCAAGATTATCTGGAATGTCCAGGGCCGGATGTGAACGATGCAAACTATCTAGCGTTGGATCCAGGCGCTTCGAAGTACTTCGCCCTTGTGCTAAGGAAAGTCAGCGGCTCGAGTTTTATGGATGTGTACAAAGCCTACTGGGATACGACAAATAATCATTGGGTGTGGAGGTTGGTTGACAGCAGTGATGATAGTACTGGCCTTGATTTGGAACTCGATAATTGCGGTCGGGTCGTTTCCGGGACTGTGCGAGGCTATGTTCTCGATGCTGATCCCGCTCCGGCCGCTGGTGATCCTTACTGGGGGGCTGGCGGTCGACCTAACTGGGTGGGGGTTGGCGTAGATGACGCTGGAACAAATGAGTTTTACGATATGAAACCCGAAAATGGAAACCCAGGCAACTATGATCTGCGCAATCCTGCCTGCGATGCCGACGAAACTTTGACGACAGTAGATTGGAACGATTATGCTAGGACCAACTGGGACCGCATCAAAGATAACACGGATCCATTTAACGGAGATACGGATCTTGATCCACCTGCCGTTCTAACGGATTGTTCTGTAGGAACAGAAGACTATTGTACGCCGACACTCGCTGCAACCGATCCGATCTTGCCCGGAACAGTCGGAAATAGTGGTGCATTACCAGAACCAAACAATCCTACAACAGATGGCAATCGCGATTTCATCTATCAAGACGCATTGGAAGAAGGCAGGAACACTATTACCAAGAAAGGCGGCCAGGAGATCTATTCTCCACTTTGGGGTTCGGTCATTTTTTATTACGGCAATCTGGACCTCAATGGTGGCAGCGAAATCAAGTACGTAAATACTACTCCGGCTCAGGCTACAGCTGATTTAACAACCATTGAGGATCGTTGGCGAACTACCTCCATCGTTTTCGGGAGTATCGACTTTTCAGGCAACCCGATCTATGGTCCCGCCAGCCCAGATTTTCAGGTCTTGTATGTTGCGGGACGAGATATTGAAATGAGCGGCACGGTTGGCGGTGGGCATGGGAATCAGGATCAGTGTCCCGACATGAGTCCAGGATCTGATTGCTTGGCGGTGCCCGGGAATGCCGCGGGCTATGAAGGTCTGATCATGGCTCATGAAGAAATCAATTACGTCGGTAATGTAACCGTGGATGGTTTGATCATAGCGGAAGACGCAGCAGAATGTGCTGACGTGCAGCAGGATGGATCCGTTGTGACGGGCAGCGTGCAGGTTCATTACGATTGCAATAATCCGGCCGATCCCTGGGGCAATCGTTCCGTTCAGCTCACGGCCTGGGAAGAAGTCCAGCAGTAA